In a single window of the Actinomycetota bacterium genome:
- a CDS encoding gamma-glutamyl-gamma-aminobutyrate hydrolase family protein: protein MVALTGRAKPRIAMTTWRRTMPTFLSERTDLYTLGAEYPAAVLAAGGLPYLLPHHHAEDAQSVLKGFDGVVLVGGDDVDPAQYGQPDHGCSKGVSPTADESDIALARAAVDLELPTFAICRGCQVLNVAMGGTLFQDVTAGGTHHEPISPVPDEVLGARHPLRIAAGSRLAKAYGNTEHVVNNIHHQAIDQVAPRFRAVAWAPDGVIEAIEPDDPELAVLAVQWHPEKIVNEGDHVLFEHFVKEMIG from the coding sequence ATGGTCGCTCTCACCGGCAGGGCCAAACCCCGCATCGCGATGACCACCTGGCGGCGCACGATGCCGACGTTCCTGTCCGAGCGCACCGATCTCTACACGCTCGGCGCCGAGTACCCCGCCGCGGTGCTGGCCGCGGGCGGCCTTCCCTACCTGCTGCCGCACCATCACGCCGAGGATGCCCAGTCGGTGTTGAAGGGCTTCGACGGCGTGGTGCTGGTCGGCGGCGACGACGTGGATCCCGCCCAGTACGGCCAGCCCGACCACGGGTGCTCGAAGGGGGTGTCGCCCACCGCCGACGAGAGCGACATCGCGCTCGCGCGGGCGGCGGTCGACCTGGAGCTGCCCACGTTTGCCATCTGCCGCGGCTGCCAGGTGCTGAACGTGGCGATGGGCGGGACGCTGTTCCAAGACGTCACCGCCGGCGGCACGCACCACGAGCCGATCAGCCCCGTGCCCGACGAGGTCCTCGGCGCCCGCCATCCGCTACGCATCGCCGCGGGCAGCAGATTGGCCAAGGCGTACGGCAACACCGAACACGTCGTCAACAACATCCACCACCAGGCCATCGACCAGGTCGCGCCGCGGTTTCGCGCCGTGGCATGGGCTCCCGACGGAGTGATCGAAGCGATCGAACCCGACGACCCCGAGCTCGCCGTCCTCGCGGTGCAGTGGCACCCGGAGAAGATCGTCAACGAAGGCGACCACGTGCTGTTCGAGCACTTCGTGAAGGAGATGATCGGTTAG
- a CDS encoding wax ester/triacylglycerol synthase family O-acyltransferase produces the protein MTESLSAQTNRHFGERLKPSDATVWRIERDPALRTTIVGITLLGRTPAWSDLRRRLAELSVDIPRLRQRVADGPFGYGPPRWVEDKNFDLDTHLRRVRAPRPGDLQTVLDIAAPIAMAPFDRERPLWEFTLVDGLADGHAAIVQKIHHSMTDGVGAVRLSRLLFDPEPSGATSTAQKKRKAVLEASRQHEHHDTDLAELGIRLVQDSFDAARHPMRTTTNVIRTTESVARLLRPVREPMSPIMRERGMSRRLMALDFSLDALKAAGHAAGGTMNDAFLAALAGGMHRYHKAHGVQCEALRVTMPVNLRRDDDPLGGNRFTPVRFTLPIDIADPRKRMRGLGDLARSERREPALGLNDVIAAAFNVVPPQVTAAVMGSMLKSIDLVATNVPGLTEPVRLTGAPVLLQYAFAPTSGAAFSAALFSYLDHCTIGLVFDTSAVHDPQVLAACIAEGCAEVLATGRPRPRTSSAQSRKRASGTSASSGPRRAARPRRG, from the coding sequence ATGACCGAGTCCCTCTCCGCCCAGACGAACCGCCACTTCGGAGAGCGGCTGAAGCCGAGCGACGCCACCGTCTGGCGCATCGAGCGCGACCCGGCGCTGCGGACCACGATCGTCGGCATCACCCTGCTCGGCAGGACTCCTGCTTGGTCGGACCTGCGCCGGCGGCTGGCGGAGTTGAGCGTCGACATCCCACGCCTGCGCCAACGCGTCGCCGACGGCCCCTTCGGTTACGGTCCGCCGCGCTGGGTGGAGGACAAGAACTTCGACCTCGACACCCACCTGAGGCGCGTGCGCGCCCCGCGGCCCGGCGACCTCCAGACGGTGCTCGACATCGCTGCCCCGATCGCCATGGCACCGTTCGACCGTGAGCGGCCGCTGTGGGAGTTCACGCTCGTCGACGGTCTGGCCGACGGCCACGCCGCGATCGTCCAGAAGATCCACCATTCGATGACCGACGGGGTCGGCGCGGTGAGGCTGAGCCGGCTCCTGTTCGACCCCGAGCCCTCCGGCGCGACCAGCACTGCGCAGAAGAAGCGCAAGGCGGTGCTCGAAGCGAGCCGCCAGCACGAGCACCACGACACCGACCTGGCCGAGCTCGGCATCCGCCTGGTGCAGGACAGCTTCGACGCGGCGCGGCACCCGATGCGCACGACGACAAACGTCATTCGCACGACCGAGAGCGTGGCGCGCCTGCTGCGCCCCGTGCGCGAGCCGATGTCGCCGATCATGCGCGAACGCGGCATGTCACGCAGGCTGATGGCGCTCGACTTCTCCCTCGACGCGCTGAAGGCCGCGGGGCATGCGGCGGGCGGCACGATGAACGACGCGTTCCTCGCCGCGCTGGCCGGCGGGATGCACCGCTACCACAAGGCTCACGGCGTCCAGTGCGAGGCCCTGCGGGTGACGATGCCCGTGAACCTGCGCCGCGACGACGACCCGCTCGGCGGCAACCGCTTCACGCCGGTGCGGTTCACGCTGCCGATCGACATCGCCGATCCGCGCAAGCGCATGCGCGGGCTGGGCGACCTCGCCCGGAGCGAGCGCCGCGAGCCCGCACTCGGCCTCAACGACGTCATCGCGGCCGCCTTCAACGTCGTGCCGCCCCAGGTGACCGCGGCGGTGATGGGCAGCATGCTGAAGTCGATCGACCTCGTGGCCACGAACGTGCCCGGGCTCACCGAACCCGTCCGCCTCACCGGTGCGCCGGTGCTGTTGCAGTACGCGTTCGCGCCGACGTCTGGAGCGGCGTTCAGCGCCGCCCTGTTCTCCTACCTCGACCACTGCACGATCGGCCTCGTGTTCGACACCTCGGCGGTTCACGACCCCCAGGTGCTCGCGGCATGCATCGCCGAGGGCTGCGCCGAGGTGCTCGCCACCGGCCGGCCCCGGCCGAGGACGTCTTCCGCCCAGTCACGCAAGCGGGCGAGCGGTACCTCGGCTAGCTCTGGTCCGCGACGCGCCGCGCGTCCTCGACGAGGTTGA
- a CDS encoding alkaline phosphatase family protein has product MHVVFCILDALPNRHVSKELTPRLWELAEQGARSVEGGTAVMAASTYPNIRTFATGVGPSAHGVLVNADRRAPTPVPTLFSACQEAGVAIEAVLGDQELVAVMGAADADRHWPPDGVLPAGTPTCEFGYPSDAAVLDNLLDAIERRPSVLVTHINDPDTASHLYGPDSPTAIDRFRATDAVVGRLLDALAPQWDETVVIVVSDHDQETVTVPEPVDLVTDAADAGVALEVHDEGSAALVHGDAEARRWLLRHPALSGHAQVRHRERDGWLVWSFAGTWFGRPEWAGMLQGVHGSPRTQTQIAIVGGGHHAVAGLTASISGRAPHATDWAPTVAALAGVTLPGATGRSLS; this is encoded by the coding sequence GTGCACGTGGTCTTCTGCATCCTCGACGCGCTGCCCAACCGGCACGTCTCGAAGGAGCTGACACCGCGGCTGTGGGAGCTCGCGGAGCAGGGAGCGCGCTCGGTCGAGGGCGGCACGGCGGTGATGGCCGCGTCCACGTACCCGAACATCCGCACGTTCGCGACAGGTGTCGGGCCGAGCGCGCACGGAGTGCTCGTGAACGCCGACCGCCGCGCCCCGACACCGGTCCCCACCTTGTTCTCGGCCTGCCAGGAGGCCGGTGTGGCGATCGAGGCCGTGCTCGGCGACCAGGAGCTGGTCGCGGTGATGGGTGCGGCCGACGCCGACCGGCACTGGCCTCCCGATGGGGTGCTACCCGCCGGTACTCCGACGTGCGAGTTCGGCTACCCCTCCGACGCCGCCGTGCTCGACAACCTGCTCGACGCGATCGAGCGCCGCCCGAGCGTGCTCGTCACCCACATCAACGACCCCGACACCGCCAGCCACCTGTACGGCCCCGACTCCCCCACCGCCATCGACCGCTTCCGCGCCACCGACGCCGTGGTCGGCCGACTCCTCGACGCCCTCGCCCCGCAGTGGGACGAAACCGTGGTGATCGTCGTCAGCGACCACGACCAGGAGACGGTGACCGTGCCCGAGCCCGTCGACCTGGTGACCGACGCGGCCGACGCCGGGGTTGCGCTCGAGGTCCACGACGAGGGATCGGCGGCGCTGGTCCACGGTGACGCCGAGGCCCGTCGCTGGCTGCTCCGCCACCCGGCGCTGTCCGGCCACGCGCAAGTGCGCCACCGCGAGCGCGACGGGTGGCTCGTCTGGTCGTTCGCGGGCACGTGGTTCGGCCGCCCGGAGTGGGCGGGCATGCTGCAGGGTGTGCACGGCAGCCCGAGGACGCAGACCCAGATCGCGATCGTCGGTGGTGGCCACCACGCGGTGGCCGGGCTCACCGCATCGATCTCGGGCCGCGCCCCGCACGCGACCGATTGGGCCCCGACGGTCGCGGCGCTGGCCGGCGTGACCTTGCCCGGAGCCACCGGACGCTCGCTCTCCTGA
- a CDS encoding isopenicillin N synthase family oxygenase: MAHGGNQHGGDHDGGDHDGGNQHGGNEILDVDLLAFERGSGTARRAVVDGVRRSLATGFVYTSHDMSEALLDDAYGMLAEFFSLPAVEKQKFTPEGAHGQTGYTGLLVETAASSERPDWKEMLNWSIELAPGHPLKRKHPTAYPDQVLPEAAVPGISHVLYAFHHAVSDLQTRFLRVIAEGIGCHESFFDGMVADGPTLTRAIRYPSMVEVPSEGHVWAAEHGDINLITALPRATAPGLQVKVDDGWVDAVPPDGRVIVNTGIMLERLTNGVIPIGWHRVVAAPGFEGERYSVVQFCHPRPWTVLHPVPSCVTADHPQRFSAITAADALDEVLYEINLVEDARRVADQS; this comes from the coding sequence ATGGCGCACGGCGGGAACCAACACGGCGGGGACCACGACGGCGGGGACCACGACGGCGGGAACCAACACGGGGGGAACGAGATCCTCGACGTCGACCTGCTCGCGTTCGAGCGGGGCAGCGGCACCGCGCGGCGGGCCGTCGTCGACGGCGTGCGCCGCAGCCTGGCTACCGGGTTCGTCTACACCAGCCACGACATGTCCGAGGCCTTGCTCGACGACGCGTACGGGATGCTTGCCGAGTTCTTCTCGCTGCCTGCGGTCGAGAAGCAGAAGTTCACCCCAGAGGGTGCTCACGGCCAGACCGGCTACACCGGCCTGCTCGTCGAGACCGCCGCGTCGAGCGAGCGCCCCGACTGGAAGGAGATGCTCAACTGGTCGATCGAGCTGGCGCCCGGTCACCCGTTGAAGCGCAAGCACCCGACCGCCTACCCGGACCAGGTGCTGCCCGAGGCCGCCGTGCCGGGCATCTCCCACGTCCTGTACGCGTTCCACCACGCGGTGAGCGACCTCCAGACCCGGTTCCTGCGGGTCATCGCCGAGGGCATCGGCTGTCACGAGTCGTTCTTCGACGGCATGGTGGCCGACGGGCCGACCCTGACCCGAGCGATCCGCTACCCGTCCATGGTCGAGGTGCCGAGCGAGGGCCACGTGTGGGCCGCCGAGCACGGGGACATCAACTTGATCACCGCGCTGCCGCGAGCCACGGCGCCCGGGCTCCAGGTGAAGGTCGACGACGGCTGGGTAGACGCGGTACCTCCCGATGGACGGGTGATCGTCAACACCGGGATCATGCTGGAGCGGCTCACCAACGGGGTGATCCCGATCGGCTGGCACCGGGTGGTGGCCGCCCCGGGCTTCGAGGGCGAGCGCTACAGCGTCGTGCAGTTCTGCCATCCGCGCCCGTGGACGGTGCTGCATCCCGTGCCGTCGTGCGTCACCGCCGACCACCCGCAGCGCTTCTCGGCGATCACCGCCGCCGACGCGCTCGACGAGGTGCTGTACGAGATCAACCTCGTCGAGGACGCGCGGCGCGTCGCGGACCAGAGCTAG
- a CDS encoding acetoacetate decarboxylase family protein, producing MGVEALQGFMFPRSATGASSIVPSPPWHYSGQMLTIEYRTDPGAVAELLPAPLEPAREDPGAVAVIWADWQSCSDSFDELLDPVRSQYMETFVVVRCTYRGETYSRCVYIWVDKDFAMVRGHHQGYPKKFGELYLTRAVRVGRAGPRLEPGGRFGATASAAGRRLIDATFEITGVSETAGFVNGHPMLHHRWLPAIESDGTDSLHELVTMSGYDAETGPCFCGEATITLHESPVEELTRLAPREMIGGYWREVGTSWNGGTTLERSSTSR from the coding sequence ATGGGGGTCGAGGCGCTGCAGGGGTTCATGTTCCCCCGCTCCGCGACCGGGGCATCCTCGATCGTGCCCAGCCCGCCGTGGCACTACAGCGGGCAGATGCTGACGATCGAGTACCGCACCGATCCCGGCGCCGTTGCCGAGCTGCTCCCCGCCCCGCTCGAACCAGCACGGGAGGACCCCGGCGCGGTCGCGGTGATCTGGGCCGACTGGCAGAGTTGCAGTGACTCCTTCGACGAGCTGCTCGACCCGGTGCGCAGCCAGTACATGGAGACCTTCGTCGTCGTCCGCTGCACGTACCGCGGCGAGACCTACAGCCGCTGCGTCTACATCTGGGTCGACAAGGACTTCGCGATGGTGCGCGGCCACCACCAGGGCTACCCGAAGAAGTTCGGGGAGCTCTACCTCACCCGGGCCGTGCGCGTCGGCCGGGCAGGCCCACGGCTCGAACCCGGCGGTCGCTTCGGGGCCACCGCCAGCGCGGCCGGGCGGCGCCTCATCGACGCCACGTTCGAGATCACCGGCGTCAGCGAAACGGCGGGGTTCGTGAACGGGCACCCGATGCTGCACCACCGCTGGCTCCCGGCGATCGAGAGCGACGGCACCGACTCGCTCCACGAGTTGGTGACGATGAGCGGCTACGACGCCGAGACGGGCCCGTGCTTCTGCGGCGAGGCGACGATCACCCTGCACGAGTCACCGGTCGAGGAGCTGACCCGCCTCGCCCCGCGCGAGATGATCGGCGGCTACTGGCGCGAAGTTGGCACCTCGTGGAACGGGGGCACGACCCTCGAACGCTCCAGCACCTCCCGATGA
- a CDS encoding cytochrome P450 produces MTGPAPVADGAELDLGPADADITDPDTYTQGVPHATFLRLRKEDPVSWWEETDGGHGFWAVTGYDDLLTVSRDVATYSSAQGIRLEEMTPEECDARRTIMELDPPEHTRYRRLVSKPFSRREVYAYEQGIRLLARAVVDEALPLRTFDFVDRIAKQLPMRMLGRLLGIPDADGDWLVERGDALLGNTDPEMTDYPVGLSDTESFRMMPFRSPVHLDLFEYAERAAEERRANPTDDVISDLLHPMVDGEQLSELEFKNFFTLMVAAGNDTTRYSVAAGMKALLERPMVMAELTDAVRRGDSALVDSAVEEIIRWGTVTMHFRRTATHDTELGGRSVKAGDKVVIWFVSADYDDTQFPDPFTFDIHRHPNDHVAFGRMSPHLCLGAQLARMEVKVLFEELLPRISGARLVGPVERLRSNFIAGMKRLPIEVSLA; encoded by the coding sequence ATGACCGGACCCGCACCAGTGGCCGACGGCGCCGAGCTCGACCTCGGCCCCGCCGACGCCGACATCACCGATCCCGACACGTACACGCAGGGTGTCCCCCACGCGACGTTCCTGCGCCTGCGCAAGGAGGATCCTGTTTCGTGGTGGGAAGAGACCGACGGCGGTCACGGGTTCTGGGCCGTCACCGGCTACGACGACCTGCTCACCGTCAGCCGTGACGTCGCCACCTACTCCTCCGCCCAGGGGATCCGTCTGGAGGAGATGACGCCGGAGGAGTGCGACGCCCGGCGCACGATCATGGAGCTCGACCCGCCCGAGCACACGCGTTACCGGCGCCTCGTCTCGAAGCCGTTCAGCCGTCGCGAGGTGTACGCGTACGAGCAGGGCATCCGCCTCCTCGCGCGGGCCGTCGTCGACGAGGCGCTGCCGCTACGCACCTTCGATTTCGTCGACCGCATCGCGAAGCAGCTCCCGATGCGAATGCTCGGACGCCTGCTCGGCATCCCCGACGCCGACGGCGACTGGCTGGTCGAGCGCGGCGACGCGCTGCTCGGCAACACCGACCCGGAGATGACCGACTACCCGGTCGGGCTGTCCGACACGGAGTCGTTCCGGATGATGCCGTTCCGCAGCCCGGTGCACCTCGATCTGTTCGAGTACGCAGAGCGCGCCGCCGAGGAGCGACGCGCGAACCCGACCGACGACGTGATCAGCGACCTGTTGCATCCGATGGTCGACGGCGAGCAGTTGAGCGAGCTCGAGTTCAAGAACTTCTTCACCCTGATGGTCGCCGCCGGCAACGACACCACCCGCTACTCCGTCGCCGCCGGCATGAAGGCACTGCTCGAGCGCCCCATGGTGATGGCCGAACTGACCGACGCCGTGCGTCGCGGCGACAGCGCCCTCGTCGACTCTGCGGTGGAGGAGATCATCCGCTGGGGCACGGTGACGATGCACTTCCGTCGCACGGCCACCCACGACACCGAGCTCGGCGGACGCTCGGTGAAAGCCGGTGACAAGGTGGTGATCTGGTTCGTGTCGGCCGACTACGACGACACCCAGTTCCCCGACCCGTTCACGTTCGACATCCACCGGCACCCGAACGACCACGTCGCGTTCGGGCGGATGAGCCCCCACCTGTGCCTCGGAGCCCAGCTCGCCCGCATGGAGGTGAAGGTGCTCTTCGAAGAGCTGCTGCCGCGCATCTCCGGCGCCCGCCTGGTGGGCCCGGTCGAGCGGCTGCGCAGCAACTTCATCGCCGGCATGAAGCGCCTGCCGATCGAGGTGTCGCTGGCATAG
- a CDS encoding alpha/beta fold hydrolase, whose product MQDHDGGPIAWREHGPADAEAVVLLHGLGGTRTAWQPQLRALGQAGWRAVAWDMPGYGESPAPEGRLGFPLLADAVVMLLDELGVSRADLVGLSMGGMIALHAAHRTPERVRTLSLVDTSPKFGLDGATSAQQWVAARLAPLHAGETPATMAHRVIRSVMAPTAPAAAVAEACAAMSRISPAGLEAAVRCLPEHDLAAELGRIATPTVVVVGEHDRETPPTYARYLADHLARARLVVLPGVGHLSNLEAPDAVNELLLDFLERQRSL is encoded by the coding sequence ATGCAGGACCACGATGGCGGGCCGATCGCGTGGCGTGAGCACGGGCCGGCCGACGCCGAGGCGGTGGTGCTGCTGCACGGCCTCGGCGGCACCCGCACCGCGTGGCAGCCCCAGCTGCGCGCTCTCGGCCAAGCCGGTTGGAGGGCGGTGGCGTGGGACATGCCGGGTTACGGCGAGAGCCCGGCGCCCGAGGGCCGACTGGGCTTCCCGCTGCTGGCCGATGCCGTCGTGATGCTGCTCGACGAGTTGGGAGTGTCACGCGCCGACCTGGTCGGGCTCTCGATGGGCGGGATGATCGCCCTGCACGCCGCGCACCGCACTCCCGAACGCGTCCGCACCCTGTCGCTCGTCGACACCAGCCCCAAGTTCGGCCTCGACGGCGCCACGTCGGCGCAGCAGTGGGTGGCCGCGCGCCTCGCCCCGCTGCACGCCGGAGAGACACCGGCGACGATGGCCCACCGGGTCATCCGTTCGGTGATGGCGCCCACCGCCCCCGCGGCTGCGGTGGCCGAAGCCTGCGCGGCGATGTCTCGCATCTCCCCCGCCGGGCTGGAAGCGGCGGTGCGCTGCCTTCCCGAACACGACCTCGCGGCGGAGCTGGGCCGCATCGCCACCCCGACGGTCGTGGTGGTGGGCGAGCACGATCGCGAGACGCCACCTACCTACGCCAGGTACCTCGCCGATCATCTCGCCCGTGCTCGGCTGGTGGTGCTGCCCGGCGTCGGTCACTTGTCGAATCTCGAGGCACCAGACGCGGTGAACGAGCTGCTGCTCGACTTCCTCGAGCGCCAGCGCAGCCTGTGA
- a CDS encoding peptidase M29, protein MRRVAEQLEACAVRAGEIAVVLCETRSRRVTVETARLALAYLGAQVAVVEVPTPANPGPVPIRSTGASVALQGHAGAVAACSAAGIVVDCTVEGLLHSPELGTILAGGARVLMISNEHPEVFERLAHDPSLAGRVEAGLALMQAAEAMRVTSPHGTELTVNLDGALRAGSCGWTTEPGTIAHWPGGLVLCFPAAGCVAGTIVLAPGDVNLTFKEYVRTPVRLTIADDHITAVEGDGLDAELFASYLAAWGDHAAYAVSHAGWGMNPGARWDVLQLYDKGDINGTELRAFAGNFLYSTGANEVAGRFTRGHFDLPMRGCTVVLDGPAGTTTVVSAGHLAI, encoded by the coding sequence ATCCGCCGTGTGGCCGAGCAGCTCGAGGCGTGCGCCGTGCGCGCCGGCGAGATCGCAGTCGTGCTGTGCGAGACGCGCAGCCGTCGCGTGACCGTCGAGACCGCTCGACTCGCGCTGGCCTACCTCGGCGCGCAGGTGGCGGTCGTCGAGGTGCCGACCCCGGCCAACCCCGGCCCGGTGCCGATCCGCTCCACCGGAGCTTCCGTGGCCCTGCAGGGCCACGCGGGGGCCGTCGCTGCCTGTTCCGCCGCGGGGATCGTCGTCGATTGCACCGTCGAGGGTCTGCTCCACTCGCCCGAGCTCGGCACGATCCTGGCCGGTGGTGCCCGCGTGCTGATGATCTCCAACGAGCATCCGGAGGTGTTCGAGCGGCTCGCCCACGACCCGTCGCTCGCCGGTCGCGTCGAAGCCGGCCTGGCGTTGATGCAGGCCGCCGAGGCGATGCGGGTGACCTCGCCGCACGGCACCGAGCTCACCGTGAACCTCGACGGGGCGCTGCGCGCCGGTAGCTGCGGGTGGACGACCGAGCCGGGCACCATCGCCCACTGGCCGGGTGGGCTGGTGCTGTGCTTCCCCGCTGCGGGATGCGTGGCGGGCACGATCGTGCTCGCCCCGGGCGACGTGAACCTGACGTTCAAGGAGTACGTGCGCACGCCGGTGCGGCTGACGATCGCCGACGACCACATCACCGCGGTCGAAGGCGACGGCCTCGACGCCGAGTTGTTCGCCTCGTACCTCGCCGCGTGGGGCGATCATGCCGCCTACGCGGTCAGCCATGCCGGCTGGGGGATGAACCCCGGCGCGCGCTGGGACGTGCTGCAGCTCTACGACAAGGGCGACATCAACGGCACCGAGTTGCGCGCGTTCGCCGGCAACTTCTTGTACTCGACCGGTGCCAACGAGGTGGCCGGGCGGTTCACACGTGGCCACTTCGACCTGCCGATGCGCGGCTGCACGGTGGTGCTCGACGGCCCGGCCGGTACCACCACCGTCGTCTCCGCAGGCCACCTCGCCATCTGA
- a CDS encoding acyl-CoA/acyl-ACP dehydrogenase, which produces MENHRAMLLARADQLGRVFATRAERHDREASFPYEDFDDLRAAGFLGLCVPAEYGGLGADFATYARVAEALGHHAPATALAFNMHCVTMMLTGQIGGDLSWDGSDEAMLADRRRQIYTGVLERGDIHAQPFSEGILTGATVGYATVARPVEGGYRLSGKKIFASLSEAATWHNVVAVVPGEERVRFLGVHRDAPGLRIEGEWDPVGMRATLSRDLVLDDVFVPAEHEWLPPDGFNQAARRWPHFYLTLSFTYLGLIGGVLEATAAYLRSSGRHTNAVKQQGWAAMQIAHEQAQALMYRVVDEAGVDPTPEQVRRAWTAMVTVMETAPSVASTALRICGGRSLLKPQVLERMYRDARCGSTMLPWAVDVCLERLGAYGLVDSDERPPA; this is translated from the coding sequence ATGGAGAACCATCGGGCGATGTTGCTCGCGCGAGCCGACCAGCTGGGTCGGGTCTTCGCGACCCGAGCCGAGCGGCACGACCGCGAGGCGAGCTTTCCCTACGAGGACTTCGACGACTTGCGCGCCGCAGGGTTCCTCGGCCTGTGCGTGCCCGCCGAGTACGGCGGGCTCGGCGCGGACTTCGCCACATACGCGCGGGTGGCCGAGGCTCTCGGCCACCACGCACCGGCGACGGCGCTCGCGTTCAACATGCACTGCGTGACGATGATGCTCACCGGACAGATCGGTGGCGACCTGTCATGGGACGGCTCCGACGAGGCGATGCTCGCCGACCGCCGCCGGCAGATCTACACGGGGGTGCTGGAACGCGGCGACATCCACGCCCAGCCGTTCTCGGAGGGCATCCTCACCGGTGCCACGGTGGGGTACGCGACCGTCGCCCGTCCCGTCGAGGGTGGCTACCGGCTGAGCGGCAAGAAGATCTTCGCCTCGCTCTCCGAGGCGGCGACGTGGCACAACGTCGTGGCTGTGGTCCCCGGGGAGGAGCGGGTGCGGTTCCTCGGTGTCCACCGCGACGCGCCAGGGCTGCGGATCGAGGGCGAGTGGGACCCCGTCGGCATGCGCGCGACCTTGTCACGTGACCTCGTCCTCGACGACGTCTTCGTACCCGCCGAGCACGAGTGGCTGCCCCCGGACGGCTTCAACCAGGCCGCGCGGCGCTGGCCGCACTTCTACCTGACGCTGTCGTTCACCTATCTCGGCCTGATCGGCGGGGTGCTCGAAGCGACCGCGGCGTACCTGCGCAGCAGCGGCCGCCACACCAACGCGGTCAAGCAACAGGGGTGGGCGGCGATGCAGATCGCCCACGAGCAGGCGCAGGCGCTGATGTATCGGGTCGTCGACGAGGCCGGCGTCGATCCGACGCCCGAGCAGGTGCGCCGCGCGTGGACGGCGATGGTCACCGTGATGGAGACCGCTCCGTCGGTGGCTTCGACAGCGCTGCGCATCTGCGGCGGGCGCTCCTTGCTGAAGCCGCAGGTGCTGGAGCGCATGTACCGCGACGCGCGATGTGGCTCGACGATGCTGCCGTGGGCGGTCGACGTCTGCTTGGAGCGCCTCGGCGCTTACGGGCTCGTCGACTCCGACGAGCGCCCTCCGGCGTGA
- a CDS encoding glutamine synthetase has product MGNRRVRVMWSDLNGLSHGRYVPEGRLGEHGHHAVTTLSMGLNGEILPVRGYAADVGYPDLSTVPLVETRRPGWEPDTDVVVADLEYHHEPLALCPRNALKRAVQAWRLLGFEPHLGFELEFYVLQRDPDAIGGWAALDNPSHRVYGVGRGADTTGLMLEYYDMAEHLGLSLEGLMSEFCPGQMELNMRFGPALDAADRTFICKEMTTEVAASRGYKATYLGYPVMGFTGSGLHINMSFTPVGGGFNSFHDPSDPDGISSLARQCIGGLIQHHEGTTALSAPLNNSYRRLRPGMIAGYWANWGLDNRISTYRVPGQRGASTRIENRLPCASANPYLAAAATLNAALLGVVDGLDCGEPQLGDADAEPCTDRHTPHTLEDALAALEADTVLVEAMGPDLVRAYTTIRRYEQERFAATGEKWSDDEISRFELEEYLRLF; this is encoded by the coding sequence ATGGGGAACCGCAGGGTCCGGGTGATGTGGAGCGATCTCAACGGCCTGTCGCACGGCCGGTACGTGCCCGAGGGCCGCCTCGGCGAGCACGGACACCACGCCGTCACGACGTTGTCGATGGGTCTGAACGGCGAGATCCTGCCGGTTCGGGGTTACGCCGCCGACGTCGGCTATCCAGACCTGTCGACGGTCCCGCTCGTCGAGACCCGCCGTCCCGGCTGGGAGCCCGACACCGACGTCGTCGTAGCCGATCTCGAGTACCACCACGAGCCGCTCGCGCTCTGCCCCCGCAACGCGTTGAAGCGGGCGGTGCAGGCGTGGCGGCTGCTCGGTTTCGAGCCTCACCTCGGGTTCGAGCTGGAGTTCTACGTGCTGCAGCGCGACCCCGACGCGATCGGCGGCTGGGCGGCGCTCGACAACCCCAGCCACCGGGTCTACGGGGTCGGGCGCGGCGCAGACACGACCGGGCTGATGCTCGAGTACTACGACATGGCGGAGCACCTCGGGCTGTCCCTCGAGGGCCTGATGAGCGAGTTCTGCCCCGGTCAGATGGAGCTCAACATGCGCTTCGGGCCGGCGCTCGACGCCGCCGACCGCACCTTCATCTGCAAGGAGATGACCACCGAAGTGGCCGCGAGCCGTGGGTACAAGGCGACCTACCTCGGCTATCCGGTGATGGGCTTCACCGGCAGCGGACTGCACATCAACATGTCGTTCACCCCCGTCGGCGGAGGCTTCAACTCGTTCCACGACCCGTCCGATCCCGACGGCATCAGCTCGCTCGCCCGGCAGTGCATCGGCGGCCTGATCCAGCACCACGAGGGGACGACGGCGCTGTCTGCCCCGCTGAACAACAGCTACCGGCGCCTGCGCCCGGGGATGATCGCCGGCTACTGGGCCAACTGGGGTCTCGACAACCGGATCAGCACGTACCGCGTGCCGGGCCAGCGCGGCGCGTCGACGCGCATCGAGAACCGCCTGCCGTGCGCTTCGGCGAACCCGTACCTGGCGGCAGCCGCGACGCTGAACGCGGCCCTGCTCGGGGTGGTCGACGGGCTCGACTGCGGTGAGCCTCAGCTCGGTGACGCCGACGCGGAGCCGTGCACCGACCGCCACACGCCGCACACCCTCGAAGACGCCCTGGCTGCGCTCGAGGCCGACACGGTGCTGGTCGAGGCGATGGGGCCCGATCTGGTGCGTGCCTACACCACGATCCGGCGGTACGAGCAGGAGCGCTTCGCCGCGACCGGCGAGAAGTGGAGCGACGACGAGATCAGCCGTTTCGAGCTCGAGGAGTACCTGCGGCTCTTCTGA